The genomic segment TCTCCGAGCACGCGGCGGGCGGCCGCGGTCGAGACTGCGGTGCTGCGCTCTTGAGAAATGGCCGCGCTGGCGGCCAGCGCGGTGACGCCCTGCAGGGCGGCCTGGTCGGCCAGACGCTGCAGCGGCGGATCGGCCGGGTGGATCAGCGGGACGGCATAGACGGCGCCAAGACCGACCGGAATGGCGAGCAAGACTGCCAGCGAGGTGGCGATGCGCATGCGAGAGCTGTGCGGTCCCATCGGGGCACTCCTCCTGGCCAGCCGGGCGTGCTCCCGAACCGGCCTGCGATCTGCTAACGTCGGCGTGATGCGCCAGTTCCCCGTTCCCCCGGCCGTGCTGTGGCCGCTGTCCCGCCCACGCCGCTCGGTCGCGATCCGGGAGGCCGTGCCGTGCGGCTGCTGAGCCGGGGGACGCATCCGCTGCTCGGCCGCGCCGCGCGCGGTTGGGTTCGGCTGCGGCGGCTGGTTCGCGGCAAGTACATGCGCGCGGTGCTCGCCGCGCTGGCGACACTGATCGCGCTGACCGCGCTGCGGACCTACGAGCCGCGCATCGTCACCGAAACCAAGGAGCGGGCCTTCGATGCGTATCAGCGGCTGGCGCCGCGGCCGCCGGGCAGCGACCTGCCGGTGCGGATCGTCGATATCGACGATGCCTCGCTCGCCGCGTTCGGCCAGTGGCCTTGGCCGCGCACGCGGCTCGCCGCGCTGACCAAGCGGCTCGGCGAACTCGGCGCCGGCGTGATCGCCTACGACATCATTTTCTCCGAGCCGGACCGCACCACGCCTGAGCGGCTGATCGCCGATCTGAGTGCCTCCGATCTGCCGGATCGCGATCGCGCCGTGGCGCTACTGAAGAGCCTGCCCGATCACGACACCAGTTTTGCCGAAGCGATGCAGCAGACGCCGACCGTGCTCGGCTTTGCCGCCAGCCAGCGCCCGAACGACACGCGGCCGTCGGTGAAGACCGGCCTGGCGTTCGTCGGCGTGGCGCCGGCCAACGTGCTGCCGCCGTTCCGCGGCGCGGTCTCCAATCTGCCACAGCTCGACGCGGTGGCGGCCGGGATCGGCGCGATCAATCTGTCGGCAAGCGATCGCGGCGGTGTGGTGCGGCGGCTGCCGATGCTGATGTCCGACGGCGCGCGGGTGTATCCGAGCCTCGCGGTCGAGGCGCTGCGGGTGGCGCAGGGCCAGAAGGGTGTCATCATCCGCGGCACCGGCGCGTCCGGCGACGACGATGTCGGCGATGCCGCGTTGGTGGATATGCGGATCGGCCAGTTCAAGCTGCCGCTGACCCACGACGGCGAAGCCTGGCTGTATTTCAATCGCGACCGTGCGGACCGCTACGTGTCGGCCAAGGACGTGCTCGATCCGGCCCAAACCGAGCAGATGCGCGACCGGCTCGAAGGCACCATCGTGCTGATCGGCACCTCCGCATCCGGTCTCGGCGACGTCCGCGCCACGCCGATCGGGCAGGTGATGCCGGGCGTCGCGATCCAGGCGCAGATGATCGAACAGATCGTCTCGCAGGAGTTTCTCGAGCGACCGGACTGGGCGAACGGCTTCGAGATCGTAATGACGCTGCTGCTCGGCTCGCTGGTCGCAGCGTTGGTGCTGATCGCCGGCGCGCGGTTCTCGCTGATCGCCTGCGCCCTGGTGTTCGTCGGCGCGATCGGGGGCTCGTGGATCGCGTTCTCGCACTTCCGGCTGCTGATCGATCCGGTGTATCCGTCGCTGGCGACGCTATTGACCTACATCGCGGTCGAGCGTGTGCTGCACACCGCATCGGACCGCGAGAAGAAGTTCGTGCGCCAGGCGTTCGGCCAGTATCTGGCGCCGGATCTGCTCGCCCAGCTCGAACGCACGCCGGACGGCCTGCGGCTCGGCGGCGAGCAGCGCGAGCTGAGCGTGATGTTCATGGACGTCCGCGGATTCACACCGATTTCCGAGGCGCTGAACGCGACCGAGCTGGTGGATTTCATCAACACGCTGCTGTCGCCGCTATCAGATGCGATCCAGGACGAGCTCGGCACCATCGACAAGTATATCGGCGACTCGATCATGGCGTTCTGGAATGCGCCGGTCGACGTGCCGGATCACGCGCTACGTGCCTGCCACGCCGCGTTGAAGATGCGCGGCATCGTCGAACAGCTCAACGACAGCGATGCGTTCGGGTTCGCTGCCCGCGGCTTCGCCGATCCGGTGGTGCGGATCGGCATCGGCCTCAACACCGGCACGGCCTGCGTCGGCAACATGGGCTCGTCGCGGCGGTTCAACTATTCGGCGATGGGCGATGTGGTGAACGTCGCGGCGCGGATCGAGAGCGCCTCGAAAGAATTCGGCACCGATCTGTTGGTGTCCGAAGAAGTGGCGCGCGCCGCGCCGAAGCTGGCGCTGCTCGAAGCCGGCGAGATCAGGCTGAAAGGCAAGTCGCACCCGGCGCGGCTTTTTGCGCTTGCCGGCGACGAGGCGTTCGCGGCATCGGACGCCTTCACCGAATTGCAGCGGCTGCATCGCGATCTGCTCGATGCGCTTGCCGCTGGTGACGGAGCGCGTGCGCAGACGATGGTGGCCGCGTGCCGCGCCTTGGCGCCTGCGGCGGTCGCCGGATTGTACGATCACTTTGCCCGGCGCGCTGCGGCGTTGGCCGACGTGGCTCGGCCGGTGCTGGACCGCGCCGGCGGTTAGCGACGAAACGGCAGTTACTCTGCCGCCGGGCTGAACGAGATCTGCTGGCGGATCGGATCGGCGCAGGGCAGGGTGAAGCGGAACAGCGTGCCGCCACCCGGCGCCGGCTCTGCCTTGATCGAGCCGCCATGCGCCTGGATGATGGTCTGCGAGATCGACAGACCGATGCCCATGCCGTCCGCCTTGGTGGTCGCGAACGGCTGGAAGATCCGCTCGGCGATCAGCGCGTCGAGACCCGGGCCGCTGTCGGCGACCACCACTTCCACCATGTCGTCTTCGACCAGCCGGCTGCCGATCGTCAGCTTGCGCTCGCGCTGATCGCGCATCGCTTCGAACGCGTTGCGGATCAAATTGAGGAACACCTGCTGCACCTGCACCTTGTCGACCAGCACCCGGTCGAACGCGGGATCGAGCGACAGTGCGACGTCGACCGGCCGGTCGCGGGTCAGCACCGAGGCGAGGGCGAGGGCATCTTCGGCGATCGCGCGCAGGCTCTCGATGGTCTTGTCGGTCTCGCCCCGGCCGACGAATTCGCGCAGCCGCTGGATCACCGCGCCGGCGCGCAGCGTCTGCTGGGCGGCCTTGTCGAGCGCGGTGCTGATCTTGCTCTTGTCGGGGTGGCTGCTGGCTTCGATCAGTCGCCGCGAGCCTTGCACGTAGTTGGTGACGGCGGCGAGCGGCTGGTTGAGTTCGTGGGCCAGTGCGCTCGACATCTCGCCCATGGTGCTGAGGCGGGCGACCCGCAGCAATTCGGCCTGCAGCGCCTGCAGCCGCTGGTCGGCCTCCTGCTGCCGTGTCACTGCGCGCTGATGTTCGAGCAGGAATGCGGCGATCGCCGCGCTGCCGACCGCGAGGATCAAGAGGCACGCAGTGATCAGCGCCGCGGCCAGGCTTTCACGATCGTGCTTCGACAGCCGCTGGATCAGCAGCGCCTGTTCGGCGCGGGTCAGCACCGACAGGCTGGTCTCGATCCGCTCGGTCAGGCGGTCGACGCGGGCCTGCTCCAGAATATCAAGGGCCTCGCGCATCCGCTCGGGGCCGAGTTCGACGACGCGGCCGAGCTGCGCCATCCGCATGTCTGTCAGCAGCCTGAGCTCATCGATATGGGCGATCTGCTCCGGGTTGTCGGCGAGCACCGCGCGCAGCCCGTCGAGCCGGGCGGCGAGCGCGTCGCGGGCGCGGATGTAACTGTCACGATAGGTTTCGATACCTGTCAGCAGAAAGCCGCGCTCGCTGGTCTCGGCTTCGAGCACGGCCTGCTGGATCGCGGAGATCGCCAGCAACGCCTTGTTGGTTTGTTGCACCCAGGCAAAGCTGTCGCGGAGCCGCACCAGGTTGAGCACCAGCGCGCCGGCGATGACGATGAACAACAGCAAGGTCGCGCCGAGCAGCCACGGCGCGAGAAATGTTCTTGATAACGATTTTCGAGTCATCGGCACTCACGCAATCACGACCGGGATACCCTAAAGCAAATCCGGAGCGGATTGAATCGCATCAGCTCTGTAGATTTGGTCTAGGGACGCAGTTCTGGTGTGCGATTTCGTCGCTGATGATCGATAAATTAGACGAAAGGCGAAGTTACGAGGCTGGTGAGTGGTGGTGTTGCAACTCGGGGGCAGGAGCCGATCACAGCTCGTTCAGGAGTTCGGCGATGCGGTCCCAGGTTTGGTCGTGCAGCGTCCTGGTTCGCTCGAAGCTCGCTTTGATGGTTTTCAGGGCCTTGTCGCTCGTGGTCGAGAACGTGCCGAGCCGGACCTGTTCCGAGGCGATCCGGCTGACGGTGATATCGAGATCGCGCTTGGCCTGATCGATCGCCGCCCGCGATTCCTGACGCAGCCGCTCCAGCGAGGCCTGGATTGCCGCACTGCGTTGCTGCGGTTTGCCGTCTGCCGGCTCTTCATCCGAGGCTGCACGGGCGCCGCAGCGGGCGAACAGGAACGACCGGATTTCCTCGTCGGCCTTGGCCCATTCGTCGGACAGCCGGGCGAGGGTGATTTCGGCAATCTGCGGCGGAACCGAGGGATGCGCCGACAACGCGTCGAGCCGCTCGGCGAATATGGTCCGGATCGACAGCAGTTCCGCGACCGCGCGATGCGCGTCCGTTCGGCCGTTGCCGTCCAGATGCGTCGCCCATCGGCCGAGCGAGGAGGCAAGCAGATCGATCTCGTCGCGCTTTTGCCGGATCCAGATCACTTCGTTGCTCTCGCTCGCTCTCACGGACATTTCAGACCTTCGACCTTCATTCCGAGGATGCTCCGGTCGCCGTGCGGGCAACCGTGATCGGAGCCGTCCTCCATCAAACCGCCTAAATAGAACGATAACGTTTTGTTTTTAAGAAGTCGATCGGGATGTTCCCGGACAAGCCGGCGATCGTCGTGTAGCTATGGGGCGGGAGCCGGTTATAATGCGTCCAACTGGTGATGACCGGAGGCAACGCGAACAATGTTGAAGTCAGCAGCGCAGAAGACCGCTGCAAAGGAACGCACCACCAAATCCCGCGGAGGGCGCCCGACGCGCACCGCCGCTCTTCAGCGTGACCTCCGATTGCTCGACGTGGCCACCCGCTTGTTCATGGAGCGCGGGTTCGACGCCACCACGATCGACGCGGTGGCCGAAGAGGCGCGGGTCTCCAAGCTGACCGTGTATTCGCGCTACACCGACAAGCGAGGCTTGTTCGAAGCGGCGCTGCGGCGGGAGATCGAGCGCTGGATGGCGCCGCTGGCGCGCGGCGTCGAGGAGCGCCGCAACAATCCTGCGAACGGATCGCTGGAGAGCTGGTTCGTCGGCATCGGCCGTGAGGTGCAGGAGATTGGTACCTCGGCGGAAGTCACCGCGATCATGCGGACGCTGTCATTCCAGGCGGCGAATTTCCCTGAACTGGCGCGGCTTGCGCACGAGGAGGGGTGGGCGCACGCGGTCGCGACCCTGGCACGCTTGTTTGATCATCTCTCAGAGCAGGGGTTGGTCCGTGTTCCGGACAGCGTGGTGGCGGCCGAGACGTTCCTCAACATCGTGGTTGGTCCGCTGACCCGGCTGACGATGTTCGGCATACCGATCGACGAAAAGAACCGCGAACGACAGCTGCGCCTTGCGGTCAAGCTGTTCCTTAACGGCATCAGGCCGAATTCGGCTGGATAGCTTTTGCCGGCCGCCGGCTTACCGAGCGCGGCGGGGCACGGTGTGTGCTCGCGCACGCCGTGTGTCTCACCGGCCGGAGAGGCGCTAAGCGCCGCGCCTCCGAGCGATCAGCTCATCGTGATCGTCCGGGCTGCGCGTCCGATCCGCCCTGCGGATTGGCCGTAGGCGGTCGAGCGGGCCGCCGAATCTCTAATCCCTTCACCGTCGCGACCGTGTTCACGCCGTCCGTCCTGTGGACCGGTTGACGGCACCCATCGGTTCACCGTTTGACAAAACGAAACGAACTGGTATCGTATCGTTGTGGCGCCCCAGCGCCTCGTGGCTCGCCAGATGGCCGGACTCCCGCCACCGTCGAGGGGCCACGCGCGACCGATCACCTGCCGCCCCATGTGATCGGTCGCGCTTCTTGTTTTCGTTGCGGCGGGCGTCACCTCTCTGCTGCCCAGCGGCCGGAGCCGAACCGATGCGTACCGCACTCCTCACCGCGTTTTTTCTCAGTCTGTCGATGGCGCCGCCGACCGCCGCGCGTGCCGCAGCCGACAGCGCGCCGATGGCGGGCCCCGCGGCCGGCGAAGCGGCGCCCGCAGACGGCCGGGGTGAGGGGAAACTGGATATGGTGCGGAGCGCCCCGGTGTCGCTGGGGCAGGCGATCGGCATTGCCGAGAAGCGCCATCCTGGGACCAAGAGCCTCCGGATTGAAACGGACGTCATCGCCGAGGGACTGGTTTATCGCGTTCGCGCGGCGCGCGACGGGCAGGTGTGGGAGAGTGTCGTGTCGGCGATCTCCGGCACGGTTCTGAGCGATCAGCTGTCACCTGCGCGCGCCGATGCCGATGGTGATGAACGGGCCGAGATGGCGACGCTCGAGGCGGTCGGCCCCGGCATGTCAGAGGCTGTCGCGGTTGCCGAACGCTCGACCCGTGGCCGTGCCGTGCTCGGCGAATTGCAGATCGAGCGGGGCAAGCTGAAATTCGTCGTCGTGGTACTTGCCGGCGATGATTTCAAAGAGGTCGTCCTGGAGCCGCCGGGCGCGCGCCTGCGCCGGCCGCCATCGCTGCCGCCGAGCGCGTCGCCCGATCGTCGTCAGCCGCATGCACCGGGGATCAAGGAGCCGTCATGACTGGCGCCTCGATTTCGGCGCTTGCCGCGCTCGCCGGCTCGGCGATCGGCGGACTGGCCTCTTTGGCTACGGCGTGGCTGACGCAGAGCCACCAGGAGCAGACCGCGCGCATCGCGCAGGAGAACACTCGCCGCGAGCGGATCTTCGGCGAGTTCATCGACCAGGCGTCCAAACTCTATGTCGATGCGCTGGTGAATTCGCTCGACGATCCGACCAAGATGATCGGCATCTACGCAGTGATCGGCAAGCTGCGGCTGTTCGCTGCAGCGGAAACGATTCACGAGGCCGAGCGGGTGATCGAAGCGATCGTCGAGATCTACTTCCGCCCGCCGGTGGATCTGCACGACCGCAAGATGCTCGACGTCGATAAGTACGATCTGCTGCAGCCGTTCGCCGAGGCCTGCCGCCGGGAGCTGTTCCTCGCATCGCCAGCGCGCCGCCCACCGACCCGAACGGCTCGCGCGGCGTACTGATTGGGTACGCAAAGCCCGAGCTGACGATCTCGGTAGGCTGTTGCGTCGCCGCGATCATCGCACAGGCGCGTAACTCGTCGATCTTGCATCCATCGCCCCAACCGTCGCCGAACAAGCGGCGCGTGGTTTCGCAGTCATGAGCGTTTCCGCTCTTCGCGAAGCACGCTTCTGATTGCGGATTTGCGCTCCTGACATCCCAGTCCGAGCCGCGCGCCACCCGTAAATCTCAGCTTACCGTCCGCGCGTCCGAATGGGTGAAGGTGACGTCCATCTGGACGTTTGGCGGTTCAACGATCCTTTCCGGCGCGAATTTGAAGATGCAGGGCCGACAGAAAAGTTCGGCGCAACGACACGCCATTGCCCAGAAAGGCAAACGTCCATGTCCGGTATCGTTCTTTCCAACGCCGTCCGCCAAAATCTTTCTTCGCTCCAGGCCACGGCTGACTTGCTCGCCACCACCCAAAGCCGCCTCTCGTCCGGCAAGAAGGTGAACACGGCGCTCGACAATCCGACCAACTTCTTCACCGCTGCTTCGCTCGACAGCCGCGCCAGCGACATCAACAACCTGCTCGATGGCATCGGCAACGGCGTGCAGATCCTGCAGGCCGCCAACACCGGTATCACCTCGCTGAACAAGCTGGTGGACAGCGCCAAGTCGATCGCCAACCAGGCTCTGCAGACCGTCGCTGGCTACGCCACCAAGTCGAACGTGTCGGCGACCATCTCCGGCGCCACTGCTGACGACCTCCGCGGCACCCAGAGCTTCAGCAACGCCGTTGCCAGCAGCAACGTGGTGTTCGACGGCACCGCCGGCGGCACCACCACTGCCTCCGCCACCGACCTGCTGGGCGGCATTGCCGTCAGCATCGCTGCGGCGACCGCCGTCACCGTCGTCGGTGCCGCCGACAACACCGCACTCGGCAGTGCGCTGACCATCGGCACTGCCAGCGGCCCGGCGACCACCACCAGCAAGATCAGCGATCTGACCAACGGTCTGACCGCGACTGCGACCGGCCCTGCTTCCGGCGACGCGATCACCGTCAACGGCAAGACCATCACCTTCACTACCGCTGGTACGGCGAAGGCGGACTCCGAAGGCAACTACACGATCGGCCTCGATCAGGACCTGACGGCCCTGACCAAGACCATCGACGCGATGAACAACAACACGACCAACGCGTCGACCGTCACCGGCGGCAAGCTGGAGTTGCACTCGGGCACCAACAGCCCGCTCACCATCAGCGACAACGCTGGCGGCGCGGTGCTGGCCAAGCTCGGCCTGGGCGGCTCGACCCAGTTCAAGGTCGACACCGCGGCGGCCACCAGCGCGGCGGCGAACATCTCGGGCACGACCCAGCTGTTCAACAGCCACGGTGGTCTGTCTTCGACCGCGATTGCTGACGGCACCACGCTGTCGGTGAACGGCAAGACCATCACCTTCAAGACCTCCGATGCCCCGCAGGGTAACAACATTGCCTCCGGCACTGGCGTTCTCGGCCGCATCGGCACCGACGGCAACGGCAACTCGACGATCTATCTCGGCAACCAGAGCAACTTCACCAACGCGACCGTGGGTGACGTTCTGACCGCGATCGATCTCGCAAATGGCGTGAAGTCGGCTTCGATCTCGAACGGCGTGGCGACGATCTCGACCAGCGCCGGCCAGACCCCGTCGTCTGTCTCCGGTGGCATCGTCACCATCAACAGCTCGTCGGGCGCCGACCTCAATCTGACCGGTCCGACCGATCTGCTCAAGAACCTCGGCCTGACCACTGCGACCGGCTCGGGCCCGCTGACCCTGACCAAGCAGCGCACCACCGACGGCACCACGCTGGGTACGCTGATCCAGGACGGCTCGACCCTGAACGTGAACGGCCACACCATCACGTTCAAGAACGCAGCGGTGCCGAGCGCCTCTGCATCGCACACCGGCATTTCCGGCAACGTCGAAACCGACGGCAACGGCAACTCGACGGTGTACCTGCAGAAGGGCACCCTCGACGACGTGCTGAAGGCGGTCGACCTCGCCACCGGCGTGCGTAAGGCGACCCTGGGCAATGCCGGCGCGGTGATCTCCACCGCGAGCGGTGCGGCCAACTCGTCGATCACCAGCGGCATGCTGAAGCTCTCGACTGGTCTGCAGTCCGACCTCAGCATCACCGGCACCGGCAACGCGATGTCGGCGCTCGGCCTGACCGGCCCGAGCGGCACCGACAGCTCGTTCTCCGCGACCCGCGGTGCGAGCGCCGGCAGCCTGAACGGCAAGACGCTGAGCTTCACCTCCTTCAACGGCGGTGCGGGCGTCAACGTCACGTTCGGTGATGGCACCAACGGCACCGTCAAGTCGCTGGCCCAGCTCAACGTCGCGCTGGCCGCCAACAACATGTCGGCGTCGATCGACAACGCCACCGGCAAGCTGACGATCTCGACCTCCAACGACTACGCTTCCCACACCATGGGCGGCAACGAAGGTGGCGTGCTCGGCGGCACTGCGCTGACCACGCTGACCTTCACGACGCCTCAGGCGCCGGTCGCGGACGTCAACGCGCAGAACACCCGCGCGGGCCTGGTCAAGCAGTTCAACGACATCCTGAACCAGATCAAGACCACGGCTCAGGATGCTTCGTTCAACGGCGTCAACCTGCTGAACGGCGACAACCTGAAGCTGGTGTTCAACGAAACCGGCAAGTCGACGATCTCGATCCAGGGCGTCACCTTCGACCCGACCGGCCTCGGTCTGTCGAACCTGAGCTCGGGCGTCGACTTCATCGACAACAACGCCACCAACGCCGTGCTGACCAAGCTGAGCACCGCCTCGACCACGCTGCGGTCGCAGGCCTCGGCGTTCGGTTCGAACCTGTCGGTGGTGCAGGCGCGTCAGGACTTCTCGAAGAGCCTGATCAACGTGCTGCAGACCGGATCGGCCAACCTGACGCTGGCTGACACCAACGAGGAAGCGGCGAACAGCCAGGCGCTGTCGACCCGTCAGTCGATCGCGGTGTCGGCGCTGTCGCTGGCCAACCAGTCGCAGCAGGGCGTCCTGCAGTTGCTGCGCTAACGACAACGAACGGGCCGGCGGCGGAAACGTCGCCGGCCTGTTCTTCTTCTAAATCCAGGAGAGACCAGATGCCGTTGACCGAGATGACCGAACTCCTCGCCGCCAAGTCGCCGCGGCGGAAGGGGTCATCCGGACTGAAGATCACGTTGAAGCCGTTCGAGCGCATCGAAATCGGCGGTCTGACGCTGGTCAACGGATGGACGGAATCGTCGACCTTCTCGATCGAAGGCATTGCGCCGGTGCTGCGCCAGGCCAACACCATTCTGGAAGACCGCGCCGACACCGCTCTGAGGCAGGTGTATCTGCGGCTTCAGAAACTCTATCTGCGCCGCGATGGCGCAACCATCGAATCCTATTTAGAAGCGGCCGAGCGCCTGCTGGCGGAGATGCCCGCGGCTGCGCAGGCCGTCGACAAGGCTGGCAAGGCGATCGCTGAAGATCGGCTTTATGCCGCGCTGAAGGTGTATCGCGATCTGCTCGACGAGACCGACCCCAGTTGGTCGGCAGACGAATCCGAGCCGGCTCCGATCAAGCAGGGCACGCGCGAGGTTCAGCCCTCGGTCGAATTCGTCCGCGATCGCCGCCGCTATCGTGCTGGTCAGTCGCGCAGCCATGCAGGGTAGCTCTGCATCACCAAAAGTGGGGATGACGACTCTCTCGAGCCCGCTCTAGCTTCCCGTAAATTTACGAGGTCTCGCGCGATTCGGCTCTGCGCGGAGACGTTTCAAGAACCGGTCAGACATTCGCACATCATGTTGGGCTCGCAGCTATCGAAGATCATCAAAGGGGTCGGCATCAGCGCCCTCGTGATCGATCGCGACGGCAAGATTCTCGAGTCCAGCGAAGAGACCGGCGCGCCCGCCACGTCGAAGGCGAAGAGCAAGCTCGGCAAGAGCTATTTCGATGCCTGCATCCGGCCGGATCGGCATTCGCTGGAGCTGCTGCGCGGCTTCAAGAGCCTCGCCGAGAAGAGCATCGACTTCTTCTCGACAGTGAGTTGGCGCGAGGAAGACGGCGAGCGGAAGCACTTTCTGATCGTCGCGACGCCGAGCGAGGATGATCCCGACGCGATCGTGGTGCTGCACATCGACCTGTCGGTGCTGCTCGGCGGCCGACAGGAGCTGTCGGCGCTGATGATCGGGCAGGGCGCTGCCGCCGCAGCTCAAGCCGAAGCTGCGATGATTGGGGCGGTGCGCGGTGCGATCGTCGAGGCGCTCGCTGCCTCGCATGACCGCACGCCGACGCTGACGATTCCCAAGCCGCCGGTCGCAGACCACAACGTGTTCAGCGAGCTGACGCCGTCGCAATTGGAGCTGCTGCCCTATCTCGCCAGCGGCAAAAGCAATCGTCAGATCGCCAAAGAACGCGACATGAGCGAGTTCACCATCAAGTCGCAGGTGGCGGGCATCATTCAAAAGCTCAACGTCGCCAACCGGACCCAGGCGGCGCTGCTCGCGATGCGCAACAGCGAAGCGCTCGGCATGCGCAGGCCCGCCTAAGCGGCGCGACAGAAAACGCGGGCTAGTCGTCCGCTCGTCCGTTGGCGCGCCGTTCTTCCTTCTTACTCCACGTCGGCGATTCCAAGCGGGCGATGCGCGGCGAGTTGCGCGTGGTGCGGCCGCGACGCGCGGGTGTGGCAAATCGTCCGAGTTGATTTTCAATCGCGTCAGATGTTGTTCGACCTCGGAGTGCGGGCACGCGTCCGTGGCGTGGGCTGTCGCAGTGGGGACTGGTGACGATCGTGAGTGACGCTTCTCGGATCGACGACGCTGTACGCGTCATGGTCGAGACGCTCGACGCGGTTTCGGTCCACACCGTGGTGCTTGGCGGCGATGGCCGCTGCATCAGCATCTCGCCCTGCGCCGAGACGCTGTTGTCGAACG from the Rhodopseudomonas palustris genome contains:
- a CDS encoding CHASE2 domain-containing protein, yielding MRLLSRGTHPLLGRAARGWVRLRRLVRGKYMRAVLAALATLIALTALRTYEPRIVTETKERAFDAYQRLAPRPPGSDLPVRIVDIDDASLAAFGQWPWPRTRLAALTKRLGELGAGVIAYDIIFSEPDRTTPERLIADLSASDLPDRDRAVALLKSLPDHDTSFAEAMQQTPTVLGFAASQRPNDTRPSVKTGLAFVGVAPANVLPPFRGAVSNLPQLDAVAAGIGAINLSASDRGGVVRRLPMLMSDGARVYPSLAVEALRVAQGQKGVIIRGTGASGDDDVGDAALVDMRIGQFKLPLTHDGEAWLYFNRDRADRYVSAKDVLDPAQTEQMRDRLEGTIVLIGTSASGLGDVRATPIGQVMPGVAIQAQMIEQIVSQEFLERPDWANGFEIVMTLLLGSLVAALVLIAGARFSLIACALVFVGAIGGSWIAFSHFRLLIDPVYPSLATLLTYIAVERVLHTASDREKKFVRQAFGQYLAPDLLAQLERTPDGLRLGGEQRELSVMFMDVRGFTPISEALNATELVDFINTLLSPLSDAIQDELGTIDKYIGDSIMAFWNAPVDVPDHALRACHAALKMRGIVEQLNDSDAFGFAARGFADPVVRIGIGLNTGTACVGNMGSSRRFNYSAMGDVVNVAARIESASKEFGTDLLVSEEVARAAPKLALLEAGEIRLKGKSHPARLFALAGDEAFAASDAFTELQRLHRDLLDALAAGDGARAQTMVAACRALAPAAVAGLYDHFARRAAALADVARPVLDRAGG
- a CDS encoding sensor histidine kinase, giving the protein MTRKSLSRTFLAPWLLGATLLLFIVIAGALVLNLVRLRDSFAWVQQTNKALLAISAIQQAVLEAETSERGFLLTGIETYRDSYIRARDALAARLDGLRAVLADNPEQIAHIDELRLLTDMRMAQLGRVVELGPERMREALDILEQARVDRLTERIETSLSVLTRAEQALLIQRLSKHDRESLAAALITACLLILAVGSAAIAAFLLEHQRAVTRQQEADQRLQALQAELLRVARLSTMGEMSSALAHELNQPLAAVTNYVQGSRRLIEASSHPDKSKISTALDKAAQQTLRAGAVIQRLREFVGRGETDKTIESLRAIAEDALALASVLTRDRPVDVALSLDPAFDRVLVDKVQVQQVFLNLIRNAFEAMRDQRERKLTIGSRLVEDDMVEVVVADSGPGLDALIAERIFQPFATTKADGMGIGLSISQTIIQAHGGSIKAEPAPGGGTLFRFTLPCADPIRQQISFSPAAE
- a CDS encoding TetR/AcrR family transcriptional regulator, encoding MATRLFMERGFDATTIDAVAEEARVSKLTVYSRYTDKRGLFEAALRREIERWMAPLARGVEERRNNPANGSLESWFVGIGREVQEIGTSAEVTAIMRTLSFQAANFPELARLAHEEGWAHAVATLARLFDHLSEQGLVRVPDSVVAAETFLNIVVGPLTRLTMFGIPIDEKNRERQLRLAVKLFLNGIRPNSAG
- a CDS encoding PepSY domain-containing protein encodes the protein MAPPTAARAAADSAPMAGPAAGEAAPADGRGEGKLDMVRSAPVSLGQAIGIAEKRHPGTKSLRIETDVIAEGLVYRVRAARDGQVWESVVSAISGTVLSDQLSPARADADGDERAEMATLEAVGPGMSEAVAVAERSTRGRAVLGELQIERGKLKFVVVVLAGDDFKEVVLEPPGARLRRPPSLPPSASPDRRQPHAPGIKEPS
- a CDS encoding DUF1522 domain-containing protein, with product MSGIVLSNAVRQNLSSLQATADLLATTQSRLSSGKKVNTALDNPTNFFTAASLDSRASDINNLLDGIGNGVQILQAANTGITSLNKLVDSAKSIANQALQTVAGYATKSNVSATISGATADDLRGTQSFSNAVASSNVVFDGTAGGTTTASATDLLGGIAVSIAAATAVTVVGAADNTALGSALTIGTASGPATTTSKISDLTNGLTATATGPASGDAITVNGKTITFTTAGTAKADSEGNYTIGLDQDLTALTKTIDAMNNNTTNASTVTGGKLELHSGTNSPLTISDNAGGAVLAKLGLGGSTQFKVDTAAATSAAANISGTTQLFNSHGGLSSTAIADGTTLSVNGKTITFKTSDAPQGNNIASGTGVLGRIGTDGNGNSTIYLGNQSNFTNATVGDVLTAIDLANGVKSASISNGVATISTSAGQTPSSVSGGIVTINSSSGADLNLTGPTDLLKNLGLTTATGSGPLTLTKQRTTDGTTLGTLIQDGSTLNVNGHTITFKNAAVPSASASHTGISGNVETDGNGNSTVYLQKGTLDDVLKAVDLATGVRKATLGNAGAVISTASGAANSSITSGMLKLSTGLQSDLSITGTGNAMSALGLTGPSGTDSSFSATRGASAGSLNGKTLSFTSFNGGAGVNVTFGDGTNGTVKSLAQLNVALAANNMSASIDNATGKLTISTSNDYASHTMGGNEGGVLGGTALTTLTFTTPQAPVADVNAQNTRAGLVKQFNDILNQIKTTAQDASFNGVNLLNGDNLKLVFNETGKSTISIQGVTFDPTGLGLSNLSSGVDFIDNNATNAVLTKLSTASTTLRSQASAFGSNLSVVQARQDFSKSLINVLQTGSANLTLADTNEEAANSQALSTRQSIAVSALSLANQSQQGVLQLLR
- a CDS encoding flagellar biosynthesis repressor FlbT; amino-acid sequence: MPLTEMTELLAAKSPRRKGSSGLKITLKPFERIEIGGLTLVNGWTESSTFSIEGIAPVLRQANTILEDRADTALRQVYLRLQKLYLRRDGATIESYLEAAERLLAEMPAAAQAVDKAGKAIAEDRLYAALKVYRDLLDETDPSWSADESEPAPIKQGTREVQPSVEFVRDRRRYRAGQSRSHAG
- a CDS encoding helix-turn-helix transcriptional regulator, with the protein product MLGSQLSKIIKGVGISALVIDRDGKILESSEETGAPATSKAKSKLGKSYFDACIRPDRHSLELLRGFKSLAEKSIDFFSTVSWREEDGERKHFLIVATPSEDDPDAIVVLHIDLSVLLGGRQELSALMIGQGAAAAAQAEAAMIGAVRGAIVEALAASHDRTPTLTIPKPPVADHNVFSELTPSQLELLPYLASGKSNRQIAKERDMSEFTIKSQVAGIIQKLNVANRTQAALLAMRNSEALGMRRPA